In Acidobacteriota bacterium, the genomic stretch GGTCCGCGAGACCGGCGCCAAGGACATCGTCTGGAACCGGCTCTACGATCCCGACGCGGTCCTGCGCGACAAGGCAATCAAGGCCCGCTGCATCGAGAGCGGCGTGGCGGTGCAGTCCTTCAACGCCGGGCTCCTCTTCGAACCCTGGACCATCCGCACGGGACAAGGCAGTCCCTATCGGGTGTTCACACCCTTCTGGCGACGCTGTCTCCAGGACGGGTTCGACGGTCCGGGCGAGGGACCGTCGGCCGTGGCCGCCCCCACGATCTGGCCGAATGGGGACGAACTCGACGACTGGGGCCTGCGCTGCAGCACGCCCGACTGGGCGGCAGGTCTGCGCGCGGCGTGGCGGCCCGGAGAAGCAGGCGCACGCACGCGGCTCGACACCTTTCTCACCGAGGGCATCGAGGGCTACCACGAGGACCGCGACCTGCCCGGCGCGCAGGGCACCAGCCGGCTGTCGCCGCATCTGCACTTCGGCGAGATCGGCCCCCGGCAGGTGGCGGGCGCCCTGAAGCCGCTCCCGCAGGGACCGGGCAAGGACGCCTTTCTCCGGGAACTCGGCTGGCGGGAGTTCAGCCACCACCTGTTGCACCACAATCCGGGAATGGCGACGGCCAACCTGCGAAGCGAGTTCGACCGCATGCCCTGGCGGGAGGACCCCGCCGCGCTGCGGTGCTGGCAACGCGGCCGGACCGGCTACCCGCTCGTCGACGCCGGCATGCGCGAGCTGTGGGCGACCGGTTGGATGCACAACCGGGTGCGCATGGTCGCCGCCTCGTTCCTGACCAGGCATCTGCTGCTCGACTGGCGCCTGGGCGAGGACTGGTTCTGGGACACGCTGGTCGACGCCGACTGGGCCAACAACAGCGTCGGCTGGCAATGGGTGGCCGGCTGCGGCGCCGATGCGGCGCCTTATTTCCGCATCTTCAACCCCGTCGCGCAGTCACGCCGCTACGATCCGGCGGGTCGCTATCTGCGGGCATGGCTGCCGGAACTGGCGCGACTGCCGGACGACCTGCTCCACGCGCCCTGGAAGTCTCCGCCCGCAGCCCTGGAGGCGGCCGGCGTGCGGCTTGGAACGGACTATCCGCACCCCCTGGTGGACCATGCCGCCGCCCGCCGGCGGGCCCTCCACGCCTACCGCCGGCACGTCGCCGCCGACGAGCGCTGAAAACGGCGTGCGACCAACGGTGTACGTCCCGCTGTTTCCACGGGCGCAAACAACCGATATGATAAGCAGGTGGTGTAGAGTTGCTTTCGTTCTCGAGGCGGCCGCTCTATCGGACGATGCCGCCGCCGGAGGGATACGACGCATGAGAATGTTCACCATCACATACGACAGCGGTGGCCGGATCGCCACGGCGACCGTTCAGGGTACCGAGATCACGACCACGGACGAGAGTCTCTGCATCTGCGAGGACGGCACGCCGCTCGCGACCTTCCCGAAGCAGAGTGTCCTGCACGTCACCAGCAACAGTCCGGGCGACAACCGGCCGGCGCCCGCGGTGGACGAGCTCGGCATGCCCCTTCGAAGCCTCCACAACGCGCGCGTCGAGGGCCGGGAGGATTACTGGAGGCGCCTGCGGACCGCGCTCGACCCGACGCCGGCGCATGGGAGTGCCGATCGCGTCGTCGGTCGCAGGCCGACCACCGGCGGAAACCGGCGCGGGCACGTCGGCGGCGTGCACGCCGCCGGTCCGGGCGATGCCGTACCGTCGAGCGGCGCCCGCGCCAGGTAGCCCCACCGCCCTCCTTGCCGGGCGATCCCGGCCGGAACTGCCGGTTCGTCGTTCGCGGGCTCTCGCCCTCTTGATACCATCGCTTCGGAGACCCCGCCCGTTCGGAGGCGAGAGGCATGCAGAGAATCCCGACGGTCACGCTCCTCCTCGTGCTGGCGGCGTCGCTCACCGCCTGGGGGCCGCCGGCGAACAACGCGCGGCCCGCCGGTGAAGGCCACGCGCCCGCTGAAGTCGCCGTGGTGACTTCCGGCGGTCTGGCCGCGGCCTACGATGCGCTCGCCCCACGGTTCGAGGCCCGGACGGGCCTGCGGCTGGTCACCGCCTACGGGGCCTCCGGCGGCGGCGCTCCCGATTCGATCCCCGTGAGGCTGGAGCGCGGGGAACGCTTCGACCTTCTGATCATGTCGCAGGCCGGCCTGAGCGCACTTTCGGAGCGGGGTCTGGTCCGACCGGGCACACGGGTGGATCTGGCCAGCTCGTCGATCGGCATGGCGGTGCTCGAAGGCGCGCCGCTGCCGGACATCAGCACGCCGGAGGCGTTCGTGGCGACGCTGCTGGCGGCCGACTCCATCGGCTACTCGGCGAGCGTGAGCGGGACGTACGTCTCCACGGAGCTGTTCCCCAAGCTGGGGCTGGCCGAGCAGCTCGCGCCGAAGAGCCGGCGCATCGTCAGCGAACGCGTGGCGGCGGTCGTGGCGCGCGGCGAGGTCGAGATCGGCTTTCAGCAGGTCAGCGAGATCCTCTCCATCGAGGGCGCCGCGTACGCCGGCCCCATTCCGGACGAGTATCAGAGGGTTACCACGTTCTCGGCGGGAATCACGACGGACGCCGAGAATCCGGGCGGCGCACGGAAGCTCATCGACTTCCTGTTGTCGGAGGAGGCGGCGCCCACCATCGCCGAGACGGGTCTCGAGCCGGTAGCGGGCAGGGACTGAGAAACGGGTAGCCGCGAGTGGCGGTGAGGAGCCTGCAGTCTCGCCGGAGAGTCCTGGTCGTCTAATGTTCGACCGCGCCCGGGATGCAATGGTTCGAAACGCCGCCTTCACTTGGCTGCGGGCACAAGTCGACAGCCACGGCGACGTCTTGCCACGCGCACTGCTGGCCGAGGGGTTCACGTTGCACGGCGTCCGGGTACCTCTCGTCAGTCCGCAGGGCATCTTCAAGCCGCAGGTCCTGCACGACGCGCCGCTCTCCATCACGACCACGCCCGATGGGCCGTACGACGACGCCTTCGGTCCGAACGAATTGTTGCGCTATCGATATCGCGGCACTGACCCCGACCATTCCGACAACCGGCGTGTGCGCTTCGCGATGCAGGAGCGGCTGCCGCTCGTGTATTTTCACGGCCTGATGCCGGGCAGGTACGTCGCCGCCTGGCCGGTATTCGTCGTCGGCGACGATCGCCGCGGGCTGACGTTCACCATTGCGGCCGACGATACGCGTCACGTCTGGCCGTCCGCGCGCGGTCAGGCGGCACGCGACGACATGGAAAGCGCACGGCGGCGCTACACGACCGCGGCGGTTCGGCAACGGCTAC encodes the following:
- a CDS encoding deoxyribodipyrimidine photo-lyase; its protein translation is MSAETTTSSASRHAGPAVLLWFRRDLRLTDNPALNWAAGTGRPVIPVFVLDDEQPGIRPLGGASRWWLHGSLDALRTALRALGSRLILRRGAADAVLAQLVRETGAKDIVWNRLYDPDAVLRDKAIKARCIESGVAVQSFNAGLLFEPWTIRTGQGSPYRVFTPFWRRCLQDGFDGPGEGPSAVAAPTIWPNGDELDDWGLRCSTPDWAAGLRAAWRPGEAGARTRLDTFLTEGIEGYHEDRDLPGAQGTSRLSPHLHFGEIGPRQVAGALKPLPQGPGKDAFLRELGWREFSHHLLHHNPGMATANLRSEFDRMPWREDPAALRCWQRGRTGYPLVDAGMRELWATGWMHNRVRMVAASFLTRHLLLDWRLGEDWFWDTLVDADWANNSVGWQWVAGCGADAAPYFRIFNPVAQSRRYDPAGRYLRAWLPELARLPDDLLHAPWKSPPAALEAAGVRLGTDYPHPLVDHAAARRRALHAYRRHVAADER
- a CDS encoding ABC transporter substrate-binding protein — encoded protein: MQRIPTVTLLLVLAASLTAWGPPANNARPAGEGHAPAEVAVVTSGGLAAAYDALAPRFEARTGLRLVTAYGASGGGAPDSIPVRLERGERFDLLIMSQAGLSALSERGLVRPGTRVDLASSSIGMAVLEGAPLPDISTPEAFVATLLAADSIGYSASVSGTYVSTELFPKLGLAEQLAPKSRRIVSERVAAVVARGEVEIGFQQVSEILSIEGAAYAGPIPDEYQRVTTFSAGITTDAENPGGARKLIDFLLSEEAAPTIAETGLEPVAGRD
- a CDS encoding HNH endonuclease, producing MFDRARDAMVRNAAFTWLRAQVDSHGDVLPRALLAEGFTLHGVRVPLVSPQGIFKPQVLHDAPLSITTTPDGPYDDAFGPNELLRYRYRGTDPDHSDNRRVRFAMQERLPLVYFHGLMPGRYVAAWPVFVVGDDRRGLTFTIAADDTRHVWPSARGQAARDDMESARRRYTTAAVRQRLHQRAFRERVLAAYRQQCAFCRFRHAELLDAAHIVPDSDEGEPVVANGLALCKLHHAAFDRHFLGVRPDYIVQVRADLLDETDGPTLVHGIQELHGTRITVPRKPTQRPDQHSLEIRYNAFRHA